The stretch of DNA CTGTTTGTAGAAGAGCTACAAGTGCTCCTATTAACTTACTAATAAACGGGCGGGTCGGTGCTTCCGAGGAGTGAAAGTTGCAGCCTGAAGTTGACGATGTGCTGTGACGCTCCCTTGTGGTGGCGGGGTGTTGGTGCACTGGAGATCGATAATGGTCTCGATAGACTAATGTTCACCTTAATACACTAATTTCTAATACCTTACCTGCCACGTTCTGTCTGCATCAGCGGTTGTGGTGCTACCGAGTTTCACTCCTGGAATAGAAGCCTTATGCCATGGCCCTCTCTGCCTTGAGCCATGTCGATACAAGCAATGTTAACAAAGTCTGATAAGAAGCCGACACATGCTTCATAAACTGCAACACATCATACACCGTGcttacccccccccctctccaaGTGTGCGCCATCATGAATGCGGCCACGGCTCAACCACCAGCTTGTCCcagtgctgctgccagcgcACCACCTTGTTCATGTACTGCTCCCGCCTGCCGAGCACGGGGTTCGGCCTCACCACCATGTTGAAGAAGTCCGACAGGCCCCTCGGCGCGTACACGTCCCactcgtcatcgtcatcgccatcgccatcgccagcatcatcaccatcagGGTTATGATGACGGTCCCCGCCGCGCGGTCGCACGCCTATCATGGCGCTCGTCGAGATCCACGAGTCaatggccgcctcgacgctcgCGTGCGGCGCGCACTCGACGCCAAACTTGTCCCCGTACCAGAGGTGCACGCGGGCCTGGTTGCGGATCTCGAcgtccacgcccgccaggccggcgtcgtcgtcgtcaaagaggcgccgcgcgcgctggatgacggcgtcctcggcctcccacgagaggtcggcggcgtcgtggtaGACGAGGTCGTAGTCGCGGATGCCCCTCTCGGGGTCCGCGTGGTGGCCCGAGACGTGGTTCCAGATGGTCTGggagatggcgccgccggcgaggtaCCAGttggggaggcggaggcgggcggcgaggcggaggacgcGCAGGAGGGTCGGGTTGGTGGAGAGGATGGggcggaggagctggagctgggaTGCCAGCGGGAGGTGAGCCGGGTTCACGTTTACGACGACGCCCGGGTTCACAACCGGCTTCATgttgggtggtggcggcggcggcgggatgaTGGCAGCCGAggggttggtggtggtggtggtcgacCCTGTCGGCGGTGTCTGCATGTGGTCGTCATCACTCGTGCATATGCTGTTGGACACATCCATGACTGTGCCTAAAAATAATATCGGTGCTTGTGAGGTGTGGTGATGagaggagaagctcggcaTGGGTTGAGTGaggttggcgatgacgactgGATGCCATGAGTGTGAATGAATGGGTGAGACGCGAGAGTCAGGTCATGCAGTCTAGGCCGGCATGTTTGTGGAGCAGGCTACCAGAGACACACCAGAGTACATACATCAGTCACAAGACCAAGCCCCTCCTTTTCATCGTTTTGTTTAATCCGTCCTTATGGGGGCGTTGACGATATGGCCAGCCGCGGAACATAAATACACGTATACGAGTGTgtgtatatgtgtgtgtgagtgcgtgtgtgagtgtgtaCAAGTGCCATGGAATATTATAGACTATGCAACGCAATTTGTGTACCAACAAGGCTCTCTCTACAGTGATTTGAAAACCCCCCAAAAAAAATAACAAAAAACACTTATGTACCGTGCCCATGCTCATTCGCCTTGACAGGCCACGCATCCACGCCGTCCTGTATaatcatcatcatgccgcccatcatgTGGTTGTTGATGTGGCAGTGCAGCAGCCACGCGCCCGGGTTCACCACCTGGTATCGCACCACGACCCAGTTGCGCGTCTTGACGGCCTGCTGCGACAGGAAGCTGTCCCTCTGGGGCGGGTCGCGCAGGTTGAACTGCGCCGGCCCCAGCTCgcgcatggcctcgtcgacgctggaCCACCGCCAGTCGccctgcccggcgccgaTCTGGAACATCTTGTTGCCGTGCTTGTGGATGgggtgcggcggcatgggGAAGACGCTCGCGAGGAGCACCAGGTCGACCCACGTGCCGTTGCGCGTCGTGATGGTCACGTTGTCGTGCTCCCACGGCTTGGGGTTGTACAGCaccggcgggcgcgcgtcgaAGAAGGCCATGGGCTGCAGCCGCGTGCTGTTGAGCGCCCACAGGTAGctcgcgccgtcgaggcgcatGTTGAGCACAAaggtggcgtcggcgtgctgTGCGATGGGCGCGGGGGGAAaggggcgggcgatggcttggtcgaagacgacgaggtccttGGACGTGGGGGTGCCGATGATGTCGATGTAGACCTGCGGCTCCTTTTCATCCCCGCCGTCatggtcgttgtcgtcgtcgccgttgtcgccatcgtcgtcgtcatcgttaCCATGCTCCTTCTTGTTCTCATGCTTGTTCTTCGTCGTGTGGtttctgggcggcggcggcagcggcggcacgtATCCCCCCTggacgtcgagcacggcatGCCCGGTGATGATCTGCGCGGCCGTGTTGGAGTTGGCGCGAATCTTGAACCGCCCCGTGCCCTTGAGCGGCACCAGGACGCTGTACCGCTCTCCGTTGGCCATGTTGATGATCTTCACCTTTTGCGGCTCAATGTACGACCCGTCCATGGCGTACACCCACATGTCGTGCCCGTCGATGGACACGACGGGCGTGGCAAAGTTGGTCGCCCCGATCAGGTCGATGGCGATCCAGTcctgcgcgtcgccgccccggtACGTGGCGCGGACGAACTCGGTGGCGCCTTTCGTCTCCTTGCAGCCCTCGAAGACGCCGGGGATCACCTTGTCTTTCTTGAGggcgttggcgtcgccgccaaacGCGGCCATGACCTTGGCTGGCAGACATCTATACGCGCTCCCGTGTTAGTTGCaagggctgctgctggctttTTTTTCGCAGAAGGGCCAGCGGGGGGGTTGTAGTATAGTATAAcaaggcagagagagaggtgaAAACAAAGCAAAAAAAATAGGGGAAAAGGAAAGCGTACCCCTTGTCAGTCAGCTTGGAGcctggcagcagcgccaggtcgcgctgcgtcgtcgagctcatcttggccgccatctcgtcctcgggcagACACGACACGCGCCCCTTGCCGTTGAAGAGCAGGGCGTCGTAGCACACCACCTCTATGCCGGCCTCCTCGGACATTTTCCACTTGGTGTTGGACTCGAGCCGCGTCAGGTCCGCAATCAGCAGCGGGTACacgctggcctcggcgtcctcgagcgcccgcTGCACGTCCTCATCcccgccggcgatgaggtGGAACGGCTTCGGCTCGTCGGGGCGCGGGTggatgaggatggcgccGTAGCACCCGTCTTCGATCTGGCCCTGCAGGTGCGAGTGGTACCAGTAGCTGCCGTACTGCGTCGCCTGGAAGCGGTAGGTGAAGGTCTTGCCTTGGTGGACGGGGTGTTGCGTGACGCCGggcacgccgtcggcccAGGGGGTCTGGTGCATCTCGATGCCTAGTGGTAGTAGTCCCTCGTGAGTGAGTGTTTGGGTCGCTCGGTCGTTGGGTGTGTGTggtcttctttttttttttttctttgctTCAtgcgtgagtgagtgacGACGTACCGTGAAAGTGCAACGACGTGTTAAAGGGAGTGTCGTTGATGAGGTTGACAACCACCCAGTCGTCCTGGTCCAGCTCCATGACCGGCCCGGGAGACTGCCCGTTGACGAGCATCATGTTCCGGGGcacgtcggccagggcgtaGGGCTCCCACGACAGGCGCACGGTGAATTCCTTGGTGACATTGCGGCCCCTTTttgacaacgacgaccatgatgatgacggtgatgacgatggtgcgccggccgcgagaGCCGTCCAGGTCAGCGCGGTCAGCGCAAAGACAAAAAACAGGTCTTTGCACgagagcatggcggcgggctcgcgtCAGTCATGAGGGGAGAGAAAAAAGACAagacagacaagacagaTGGACAAGAGGGCGAACGCAAGCAGCAGCATACAATGGTCTGCAAAGCACACAATGGGCGAGATGTCTGGATTGTTGATATAACATGTGTCgatccccctccccagggTCTCTAAATTTGCATCCAGGACTGAGACAGGGTCTGGGATGTCGGGCGACCATGCaggtgcgtgtgtgtgtgtattGGATGTATGCACgatgtagtagtagtagtagtagtggtagcATCAAATCAATGACCGGGACCGGTCCTGGTCGAGCTCGACCCGATCAACGGCTGCGcgccagcgggcgggcgggccggggACGTGGagtggacggcgggcggcgggcgactggACTGGTCcatcatgatgatgatgatgatgataatgaGGATGATGTTCTTTTGGCCtcacacccccccccctttttttttcttggcGCTTCGAGTCATCCCACatgcagcaacagcagcaagcaagcaagctcaGCAGACCTCAGCTAGCCTTTGCTTCTGCACATTTTCCCGTCCGCcagggtgtgtgtgtgtgtgtatgcgGTGAACGAATGTAGTACGAGTTTCTGCATCTGGCCCCGGCCCGACGAGACGAGTAACTAACTACGGTATGATGCCTGTGCACgaaaagagagagatggagacAAGAGAGTTTGTGGTCGTGGCGCGGAGCTTCTCCGTGGCGCAAGAGTTGGGCGAGTTGCTTCGTTGACGTAACGGGGgttgcggcgggcggtgcgtCGCCGCTTCGAGTCAACGGCCGAGCTAAGCAGGTTGACAGCTCAGCTGTGCATGAAACCGAGCCCCCGGAACCCGGGAATGCGCAAAAGCAacgtgcagcggcagcaaaaAGCAGGTCGTGGGATCGGGCAGCTCAGCTTCCCGTCAACCCCCATGTCACTTCGGTCACTCGCATAGCCCCTGTGCCCCCTTACTAACGTAGTAATGGCTGCACGGAGCGGGATGGACATGTAGTAGCAACTAGTATGCCCAACGCTAGGAGTAACTTGGTagggctgcggctgctgctgcgggcgccCGCTCtgggcctgcctgcctaccttgCCCCCGCCTTGACTTGACCTGACGCGGGATCTACAATGAGCTACTGCTAGTCCaggtccggcggcggcggcgacggggatcTGTGCTTGCCGCGATACAACCTTATGCTTGTAcgaccgcctcgcccgcaacAACACCAAACACAAGACCATCGCAGCCCCGTCGTGCACTGCCAGGGGGCCAGGGAGCCCAGCGCGCCCAATCCCATCGACATAATGCCATCGTATCGT from Purpureocillium takamizusanense chromosome 6, complete sequence encodes:
- a CDS encoding uncharacterized protein (EggNog:ENOG503P2D2~COG:S): MPSFSSHHHTSQAPILFLGTVMDVSNSICTSDDDHMQTPPTGSTTTTTNPSAAIIPPPPPPPNMKPVVNPGVVVNVNPAHLPLASQLQLLRPILSTNPTLLRVLRLAARLRLPNWYLAGGAISQTIWNHVSGHHADPERGIRDYDLVYHDAADLSWEAEDAVIQRARRLFDDDDAGLAGVDVEIRNQARVHLWYGDKFGVECAPHASVEAAIDSWISTSAMIGVRPRGGDRHHNPDGDDAGDGDGDDDDEWDVYAPRGLSDFFNMVVRPNPVLGRREQYMNKVVRWQQHWDKLVVEPWPHS
- a CDS encoding uncharacterized protein (EggNog:ENOG503NYZG~CAZy:AA1~SECRETED:SignalP(1-22~SECRETED:cutsite=ALA-AG~SECRETED:prob=0.4407)~COG:Q), which produces MLSCKDLFFVFALTALTWTALAAGAPSSSPSSSWSSLSKRGRNVTKEFTVRLSWEPYALADVPRNMMLVNGQSPGPVMELDQDDWVVVNLINDTPFNTSLHFHGIEMHQTPWADGVPGVTQHPVHQGKTFTYRFQATQYGSYWYHSHLQGQIEDGCYGAILIHPRPDEPKPFHLIAGGDEDVQRALEDAEASVYPLLIADLTRLESNTKWKMSEEAGIEVVCYDALLFNGKGRVSCLPEDEMAAKMSSTTQRDLALLPGSKLTDKGCLPAKVMAAFGGDANALKKDKVIPGVFEGCKETKGATEFVRATYRGGDAQDWIAIDLIGATNFATPVVSIDGHDMWVYAMDGSYIEPQKVKIINMANGERYSVLVPLKGTGRFKIRANSNTAAQIITGHAVLDVQGGYVPPLPPPPRNHTTKNKHENKKEHGNDDDDDGDNGDDDNDHDGGDEKEPQVYIDIIGTPTSKDLVVFDQAIARPFPPAPIAQHADATFVLNMRLDGASYLWALNSTRLQPMAFFDARPPVLYNPKPWEHDNVTITTRNGTWVDLVLLASVFPMPPHPIHKHGNKMFQIGAGQGDWRWSSVDEAMRELGPAQFNLRDPPQRDSFLSQQAVKTRNWVVVRYQVVNPGAWLLHCHINNHMMGGMMMIIQDGVDAWPVKANEHGHGT